The window GATATGAAACCATCTGAACTTCTTCTCCTCTTACGATCAAGTCTTTTTGAAGTTCCTTCGTCGCGAGGTGTAGTTAATGAAGGTACACCATCTTCACCAGATTCTCCATCTACTTGATCTACATTTTCTTCTCTATCTAATTCCTCGACTACATCTACTGGAACTTCAGCATGTAATCCAGCAGCTCTATCTTTACCCCATACAATTGATAGTTGATCAAAGTAAGGGAAAGACTTGTTTTTCATGAAAGTACAATCTGGATGGCTCTACACACaataacacaatttcattataatatttcGTCAtgcaacaaataaataaaaatggaataagaaatatacaaatttttacCTTCAAATAATCATCCCAAACATCCGCACTTGCAGTAACACATTTTCTTTCATCATCCCAGCCAAAGCCACTCAATTCTCCATTAGCACGTACATCATAGATAGCATGATATTGTTTTTTCAGTAACTTACAACGAGATTCGATGTGTGGCTTTTCTTTAAGACCATTACCTGGAAGCTTttcttgtaatattttttccaactCCTTTTGATAAcctttcctcaacccacttccaCTTTCACCATCCCAATTCTTACTCCTCTTCAACTCAACAATGGATTCTACGAGTTTTGCATCTTCTTCAATAGTCCATACATGATTACTCTTTCCTCGGCGAGCCATCTGAAAAATTGATAGAAACAAGTACTGTACAATTCTCTTATATGAATGAGcttcaaacataaataaaaaacaccaAAGAAGCAAGATACTGAGATTCTTGATATCAAACATGAGCAAATATACTAGAAACTAACATACATGTTATgatataaaagataaaaaaaaatcaaactgaaAGCTAAAAGAATTTATCGgataaatcaacaaaaagatattaataacctcaatcaacacaaaatgtCAGATTGCCACTTGTAAATTCAGAtattatgaaagaaaaaaataaaatactaatatcaaGCAACATGTCTACTTTCCATCCACTGACTAAACATTTCATTAGCTAAATTATATCTCCAATTTGTCCACTCTTGAGTTGGTTCAACAGAAGTAATTGATTCTCCATCTAGTCCAATAGCCTCTTCTTCATTTCGCAAATTGTCACCATAATCATTTTCAATAGGATCAACTGGCATATGTTCTCTAATGTGATTTTGAAGAAGACAACATGCCATTATAATTCTTCCTTGTTGCTTGATTGGATAAAAATTTGGATTCCTAATAATGCCCCAGCGCATCTTTAGCATACCAAAGCACCTCTCAATAACATTTCTAGCTGATGCGTGcttcatattaaaaaattcttcTGGAGTTGTTGGTTGACGCCCATTCCTCCATTCACTAAGATGATATCTTTGCCCTCTAAAAGGAGCAAGAAAGCCTTTGCCATTTGTGTAACCCGCATCCACTAAATAGTAGTaacctaattttaaaaatttattgattagattattcatatatattgaattaaaattttaaaagtgtcTAGCTACGTACCATCTTGTATTGGTAACCCATTTCTTCTACTTAAAGCATCTCGAAGCACTCTACCATCTGCCGCTGAGCCTTCCCAACCCGCaagtacatatataaattgcATGTCTTGTGAACATACTCCTAAAACATTTGTAGAAGTATGACCTTTTCTATTGCGATATCTAGGTTTATCAACCTCGGATACTTTCACTTCAATGTGGGTACCATCAAGAGCTCCTATGCAATTCTACAATTTTAACTCAATCAATATTAAAgatatttgtttatataatgaaaaagaaGGTGTTTTTAGGATACCTTAAACCATTTCCATTTCGCATCAATTGAATCCTCAGGTATAGAGGAGGGAGCTTTTAGTAAATGACCTTGAAGCCTAAGAACCGCATTGAGTACCCTATTGAAATACCTACTAATTGTTTCACCTGACCGCATGAAATTAGTTTTCATTGTACGATTCTTTTGATGATGGGCTAGGATGTACAAAAATATAGCAACTTGCTCATCAACTGTCAGGTTATTCGTAGGTCTTAGTCGTCCAATAGTTCCAAGCATGTGAACTAGGCGCCTAAATGTATATCTATCCATACGTAATTGTTCATGACATGTGGTATCACTCTCATAGATCAGTCTGTGAATGTAACGTGATCGGTCAATCTCACTTACGGAATATGGGgtctttaaataatattttcgaTAGTGATGTGCAACAATAGCTCTAATCATAAGCATCATTAGCTTCAATGTATCCATTCTCTTCATATGTACTAATTAGAAGGAAAAGATGTTTtcccaaatttgattttacttTCATCATCCTTCCCAAGAGACCCTGAGAAATTAAAGCTAGAcataacaatttttaaaaactaaaacaaaattatttctaaACAAGCCTAATATAAAGCtgataagaataaataattagaactACAACAATAGCTTGCACATATTCACAAAGAATAAtctgaattgaaaatttgtgacATTTAAAAGCTATACACCATAAGATCTCACGGACATAACACATTTTATATACATAGTACAATACAAATATACGTGCATatatgaaaatacaaaacagAAGCAgtcatatgcatatatacgactcatatgcatatatacgACTCAGTGCACAAAAAATTGTAGAAACCTagaatataaatcataaatttcttGATAAGAAGCAAAAATCTTACTTGTTATTGAAGAGAATTTGGGCAGAAATTTGACTGACTGCAAATCAAAAGTGAAAGTGTGGAGAATAGAAAAGAACCGCAAATAAATAGAAGAGAAGAGAGGAATTTTTTTGCGTATATTTTTTGCTATCTTTTAAAATCCTCAGAtttggaaaaagaataattggGTTAGGCTAGGGAATCATAATCCGCGTATTTTGCCCAACTTTCCACATTTTTaggattctgattactttcctaatttctttaaaaatcaaacaaacattggaatttaaaaattgaggAATCAAATTACTTTCCCTGCCAGAATCCGGGCAACCAAACGTGGCCTTATCTTAACtgtaattagttttaattttaccCAGCAGTCATTGACATaaacctttaatttattttgctttgtCTGCAATTCATTGGTAAGTCAGTGGCAAGGTGAATCACATTTTATATGTGCTTACTTACGAGATATGTTTTACCTTGCACTTCATAAATTTATCCATAGTTTTTGGAATATCATTACATATGAGGAGACTTATTATAGTGGCATAATTCCTACTAATTACTATGAATGTCCAACATCATGTCAAGtcgagaaataaaaaaaatttaaagttagATGTGAAAGTCTAAACTATGGAGTAGTAGGTGACCTAAAGACGACTAGgaaataatactagtagagttctactcaattttattaacaaatcaatttttaatttcaatttcaatttcaataacaACCCATGTTGGGTGCACTAGTAGTCTAGTACTCATGCTAGTAGCCTAGTATGCAGTACTCGCAAATATGTTggaaatttaatactactataagtTCAATTAGAAGGTTTAATTTGGGTCTGTTCTGCAGAAGTTTCATGCTTAAATATGTAAAGTTATGCGACGATTTAAATGTAATGTAAATGAAAAACTTTATATGGTACTATGTTTAAAGCATGGCATGCACAAAGCCAATTTTATCAGCtcacaaaaaatttatttcatttcatcctTAAAATGCATATgctataatttaatactccctgcATCCTAGATAGTTTAGtatcactttgaccggacacgagttttaagaaatataatgaaaagtgagttaaaaaagttaatgaaatgtgggtcctagttttataataaaatgtgagttagtggaatatgaggttcattatccaaaatggtaaaaagtgaattgggacggagggagtagtcaTTTGCTAGCAGTGGGGAGGGGGCACTAGGAATCAAGATGGGCGAGAGGATCGTTCCAGGCGGGGAGAACGCCGTGAGATGTGCAGTGGTTCCTGTTGCGGAAGCGATCGCgctctttattttataaatataaatttatattataaattttttgttttaatatgtTCTTAAGTGAAaagtaatatttcatttgGAGAAAAGTAATATGTTTTAAGCGATGCACAAAGTTGGtgttatataaataaaatgcaagtgaagaagaaaatagatACAACATGTGAGTGGCTATAGTGATGCACAATAAAAATGCATTTgaacatttgatttttgataaatgataatgaTATACTCCGTAGTGAAAATAAAACCCCCATTTTGGGGAAAACTAAGAAATCCAGCTATACAATTTCATTCATGAAACGCAATTTAGTTAATAACATGTTCCATTTTTAATCAAGATTTGAGTAACaataatgataagataaatgaaGAACATTATTATTCGTCTTTTGAAAAAGGAGTATCTGGGTGTCACCATAATCGTTGCTTGGACGGAAGAAACAGTTGAGTGCATTGAAGAAACCCAGATTACATCTCTTTCACATGTTAACTGAACCTACCATCGCTTTCTACTTTACAAACGTAATCACAATTAGTACAAAAATCCccaaagagaaaaatgagcATTAATTGACTTGTGATGGCCGCCCTACCGGCGTCGGTGTGGTCCCCAGTGCGGCAGGGAAGGGCTGAAGTGCGTGGAGACGACTCGCGAGTCGAGAAGCTCCATGATGGGCGTGAAGCTCACGCACCTCGGCACCTTGTACTGGTTGATCGACGCGCCCCTCGAGATTGCGTAGTCCATGAGCTCCTCAAACGTGCCGTTCCGCACCACTCTTATCTCCAGCGGCCCGATGGACCCGTCCGCCACCCTGCACTGGCGGTACACCGAGTTCATCGCCTCCTCCATCTCCAAACAGCACCTCTCCAGCACGCCTCCTTCGGGGGCCCCACCCAGCAGCTCCCAATACACCACGTAGTGCCCCGGGATGGTGGCCGTGTCTGCGTAGCTCGTGTACTCCACCACGCTCGTCGTGCTCAGCAGCCTCGACGCCCTTTCCACCGCGGCCTGCAGCTCCGCCTCGTCCGTCTTGTCCGCGTCGATGCTCAGCAGCACGTTCTTCCTCCGCACGAACTGGAACTGCGGCGCCGCGTTGTGGAACCCCGTCACCCGCAGGATGTCGCCCACGCGGTACCTCGACAGCCCCGCGTACGTCGTGATCACCAGCTCGTACTCCCTCCCCACCTCCACGTCAGCCAGGTCCACCAGCCGCGCCGCCGAgttgtttttgcttttgttgttGTCGTGGGGCAGGAACTCGAAGTAGGCCATGTTTGGCATGATGGTGTAGGATACCTCCGACGGGTTGCACATCGGGTTCAGGTTCAGCCCGAAGTAGCACTCCGACGAGGCGTACATCGTGCACGCCTTCGGCAGCCCGCCGCTGTAGTAATCCAGCGTCGGAATGTACTGCGCCATGGCGCCGGTCACGATCACATCCAGGTATTTTGTGTTGGGCCAGATTCTCGTGATGATCCGCTCCCAGTTGTCCTCGGAGCACTCCGAGACGATGAAATCGGCGAGTTCCGGGTCGGGTCGGAGAATCCGGGTCATGCAGTGGCGGATGGACGGGTCGGTGACCTTGGGGTTGAGTGACCCGGCCCGGATGTCTTGGGCGAGCTGGTTCCAGTTGAGCTGGAGGAAGCGGATGGCGCGGAGGAGGCCGGAGGCGAAGACGGCGCCGACGCGGAGGACGTGGTGGCGGTCGTAGAGGCCGCAGAGCATCTGGGTGTACATGCTTTGGAAGGAGTCGGGGCAGAGGATGGCCTCGTTGGGGCTGGTGTAGACGTTGTAGGGGTCGTGGGGTCGGGTTTTGAAGTGGTCGCTCTTGTAGTAGCTGGTGAGGACGGGTCGGGCCACCAGCCCGCTCGGTGTCTTTGTCTCCGACTTGATGAACAAGAAGTAGAGCCCCTTGCCTTTGTCTAGTCCGCTCACGtatctgtttcattaacacatgcattttcttattcatcacccaaaatatatttgaaaaaataggaGATGGTTGAAATTGTGGAAAATACTCACAGGTTCATAACGGGCATGAGAAGGCTGTAGAGAAGCTGGCGACGGTCCAATTCCTCTTTGATAGTCGGCATGAGTTTTCGCTCACCAGCTGAAGTTCCAGAGCTGGTGAGGAATTCGGAGACGGGGTGAGAAGATAGAATGGGGGAGCGATCGCCGTCCGCGATTCTCTGGATCAGGGGGTGGAGATCTTCGTAGGTGACCATGGGGATTTTGGATTTGAAGGTGTGACGATCGGTGGCTCCGTCGAGATTGAAGCTCTTCAGATACTCGGTGTCGGCATTGCGGGCAAGGATCTGCGCCAGCACATTCTCCTGAACGGAGTCGGCGTTGCGTGTCATCTCCTCGATGAACTGAAGGGCCTTTGCGTCCTTTTCGCATGCCGGAGGGCCCAAGGGAGACGACAAAATCGACTCAACCGCCATTACTTACTAACACAATCTTtatttctagagagagagctatttctttaatttgtcaAGGAgagatggtggtggtggtggtggtgtaCCCAGGATTGCggatatatataggggagcaagGATGACACGTCAGCGCAGCAAATAAACGTGCATTGAAAGAGGACGCGGGCGGATTGAAATGTAAAAAACGGGGAGGGGACAAGGTGGGGGCCCGACACGTAGTCTCGGCTGCAATGCTGGGGTGACAGTGGGGCCCAGGGGGGCCACGTCAGGCATCCAACCAAGCGGCCCTTTTCCGGTAAAGATGTTGGTCCGCGACAGCGACGGTCTGCCGGCGGCCTCGGCAACTCCCACTGTTGCAGACAGCCTTCGTCACATATGCATGtttctttaattaatcaacctaatttatattaacattaactaattatatatattgctAATCCATTTGTTTATTTACTGCATCATAGAGGGCACGACATTGCCTCCCATTAAACTACTACCCCTATCTTGcttacatatttaaactaCTACCCCTGTCTTACTAAAGTCAGTTAGTAAGTGATTGATTCACTAGCACAATTGAATATTTGCACATATAATTATGTATGTGACTGGAGATGGATAGATATGTAATgcttactttttctttaatagTTAACTCACTTACTAATCAACacattgtattaaaaatatcacagacacattaaaatgttaatataaatgtgtgttaacattttaatatattgtgttgacattttaaatatcaatgtcaacacatgtattaaaatatactctatCAACTAagtttatattgacatttgtTATATACTGCGTTGATTAGTTAACAGAGTTACCAACTTGTCAcacatctatatatttttatatgaaatagACAAAGTAATAATGAGTGGGTtataatatgttttatttggttACATTAAGAGTTGGTGCAGCTATTGGTATGGAATAGAATACATTGATGCACAGCCTAAAATGGCAGTGTGGGGATACATATCTTATATCTACCCATTTGTATAGGTAAAGGTCAGAAATATCAATGGGGCAGAGTCATGTTCATCACATTTTATGTTACTCTCTCTAGCTAACTAGTTAGAGTCACGCATTAATGCATATCTTAGACAGATGAGATGTGACAACTAATGCGTTTGTTAACAGAGTCCACAGCTTAAGCAACCGAAATTGCTTTATGCCCCGGTCATCACTCGTTGGATTAACTATATATCCTGCAACCAATGGATGGAATAGCCCTATAAATTGACTAAATCATTTTCACcttaaaattatcaaacatTTGTTTAAAAAACTTTAGTAGTTTCAGTTTTTCCTTTAGTTATCCAATCACATTGAGCTTGATTATTTCGCTATATGTTCTCTTGATTATTTCGCTGTATAGCTATTCGAGCTTTGGTTATACATGTGATTTGGATTCGCTTTTATGActtaattttgttgtgttgccattttatgtaattattttatttgtttattgttaTTGGAGGTCTTTTTGCTATCCCTTGTTGTTTTCTTGCggtagtataattatatactccctccgtccactaATGTAAGACCAAGTTTGACCGTCATGGATTGTAAGCAATgtagtaaaaaaatgagtggaaTAGTAGTtttatagtgaaatgtgagtcaAATAAGTTAGTGTAACGTGAAATCCAAagtatttaaaaacaaatgagaCATTTGTTGGTGAACGaacaaaaatggcaaaataaaacatttattagtggacggagtgagtataaTTCTCGCAAAGTAATTCTCTTTATGGGTATTTTGGTTAACCTTTTGCAGTTTTATCTTATCTAAATTGTTAGTACTTCAATCTGGCTCACCAACCTTGAATTGAATGCCATTGCGCAGGAACCGAGCTAGGGAAATTTAGATTAGTTAATAACTATAGGTTATTTTTCCTGaaaaggagtaataaataaattatacgaGTAGTTTCTCTAACTTTATACTGatgggaaaaataaaattaaataaaaaattagagcGTGATAAATGCATTCATGCATACATAGATTATACAAAGCAGGTGGCCGTCTATAGTGGTATCATTTGTTATGCGTTCCTTTAATTAGGTGGCGCTATCTAACCAgcttaaaaattaatacagtCTTAATCACCAAACTAATTACACACCACTTGTATAATCCAAAATCTTGAAACtctgcaaaataaaaattaataaccaCAATTCCATTGACGATAGTGCTGTTTAGAAAATActgtagtaggagtatataaatatagataaatattttttaataataataataataataataataataactactTAGGATGAATTTCTAGCAGAGATCCACTGGTTCGAATAAaggtttcatttattttactcataTCTCAGGAGTAGATTGTTGCTTGAATAAATAGAGATTCGAGTTTATCGTTACACgacttaatatatttttttctttataattaaaaataaaaaaaatggaaataaaaggATAAACAAGTGAGAAAGGCGAGTGATTATTAAAAAGAGTGGTGTCGATTGTACAACTACTACTCTAAAACTAACTTATATAGAAAAgactaattataaatatttaacaaCTGCAATTATGTGTGAGATTATTTAATAACCGCCCTAATAATGCAaccagtgttttaaaaaccggaccggacCGGCCGGTTCAATCGGTCGGACCGGAAACCAGCAGCTGGTCCGGTCCAGTTCGATCCCTAAAACCGTTCGTGTGCTGAGCCGCCTTGAAATATGAGACTAGAGAGAATTGAACCCTAGACCTCTAGGTAAGAAACCAACACCTCTACCACTCCACCACATGGTCTTGAATGAAATATTGtgaacattaattattgttatatattaactcgataattttttgtccacacaaattaataatttgtgtttaggtttatactttaaaataatttttagttatgatatgtttaattttaattataagccactaaattttatttttattgatgtaatatggagtatatattattaatatagtttattactccatatttactaataattcaagtttaattttatataataactaataatactattatagtatatatttatccaaattaactaaaaaatgatatttagttttatatattgtctataatattatttcaccacataaatgttttgagataatatgaattttatctatttattatatgtaaaatatgtactttttttggctacattaatcaaaattttatatatttaataaatatttaaattttaccatTCACTTACTTTAAATActcttaatatttaatttacttaaaatgtttaatatatatttttgttatatgttaatattaattgtaacATATTACtcactaaatttaatatattttgtaagatcatatttaattttatatttgcaaGGTAAAACGATTCGACCAGTGATTGAACCGGTCGGACCGGTTGAACCTTGAACCAGTAGTCTTACCGGTTCACCGGCcgatccgatttttaaaacattgaatGCAACCGACTaagcacaaaataaaattacaacatgTAATTGTAGCATAATCTTTGGCTTGGCcaagaaatatatatacctTTGAATCCGGGCTGTGCTTTAATGCACATGATTGTTAAATCTAGATGAaagatagtagtaataaatttaataagtgACAAAAGAGCCAAACTACTACTCAATTAATGCATTTAGAAATTGGGATTCAATTACAAGctttttgtctttaattttttatttatcactaTATAAGAGTAATATAGGTAACCTACGTGAATATAACTCATAAATGGTATACAAGGGATATATCAAATGAAGTTGTGCCGTAAACCTATATACCAGAATGAAATATAGAGTGACTCTTCGATGCAAGATCattgacaaaaatcataattcaAATACCAAATTCGATTAAAGTACACTCTTTCAAATGCGGAAGTAGTTTTTGGAAGGTCGGAAAAAAGAACATTGATGGAAGATTATGTGCTCGAGGAATATGTACATCTTGATTAGTTggtttttgttaatttatctatCCTAATCTATAACTTAGTTTTTTTACGAGCTATAACTTAGTTCATGTGTGCTTAAGAAGCCACTGACTGAGGTACAAACTTTATTATTGAGTGATAATTCATGTATcatatgtaattaaaataaataaatttagtactactactttatttaatatgGTGATAATCCAATCTTCAACTTAATTATATAACTCGTGAATTAGTAAccagtattatttttataattcttaTGTAGTCCATAAAAGTATGCATGTGACAATTCACAAAATTTAGTCGTTGCCATGGGTAGATCGAAAAACGTACGTAGTACTACAAATTAAAGAATGTGTTCGTCTTAATGATCAATAAAATACTTACTACAGTAATGTAGTCTTCATGCTACCGTACAAAAAAGTGCTGGAAATACGATTGGATTATGTAATTCGTGGATATATATGAACAATCTCTACCTTTACGTGGCATATAATTCGGTTTGTTTGACTTAACTATgataaatccaacaaaaataggtagaaaagtcaaattagatttttttccatatttcaATGCAAATCCCATTAAGGAAATACTTTCAACTTTTAGGTAATGAATATCTAAGCGTACTtcaaagattaaaataaagaaatcatTTTGCGACTAAACTTACCCTTCATGCACGCAAGAACCTTTCTTGTTCATATCAAACACGACAACATTTTTAACCTTATATTCATATGATAACATGATATGTTTACTAGTCAAATGTCAAATGCCAAGAgctcaacaaatttaaattttccaCTATTACCTTAGTTTTCTTATGGTTAGGTTATGGGGGGACAATGTTGCAGATTTGGAAGTTTGACTTATAGTTCAACAAAAAACTCAAACATAggtttaatttatgtatttatagttttatgcAGGTGGACCAAATCCTCTTTGCAAGATAATGGGCATTGGGTAACATATTTTATCAGCCATCGCATGTTCGCATTTACGAATGATCGTCACATACTCACATTCATAGATTTAAGAATTTACAGAGGTTTTATTCACGGATAACTTCCgtgttccataaaaatatgtgcactttctatttttacacgtctcataaaaatatggacatgttcatttatggaaagttatcCCAATTTATTACCCCTATAATAATGTGAgtcccactatccactaacactactttaactacctttctcctcttctctcttattttaccaattttctCTTAATTCCCGTGTGATATCATAcgctcatatttttatgggacatgTTGAATTTGGTGGGTAAAATTGGTTTGGGCTCACAATTAATAGGAATTGGGCCGGCTTCAATTTCATTAGCTGAGGCCCATTCCTTTTGTTACTGGCATCCCGTTTTCTGTCCAGCTCTCTTTGCTTGTCCTCACCGATGCACGCCACGTGGCTACTCCACTCGGATCACCAACATCAGCCGTCTGATGTAGGGTTGTGCTCCATGTGTGTGTTAAGTGTTGATGCGCCGTTTCACTTCACTCATTCTATTCTCTCTCACTCACTCTCTTTCTTGACGAATATGTGCTCTTCCTtatctcttctttctctctctacatcCATGGCGGTTACCGCCAGTGTAACGCCCCGCTTttccgaaccctaattttcgggttataaaatttttgcattaaatgcttttaatgctatggggtatgtggattaattgatgagtgatttaattacatgatttctttgtgacctaattgcgtgTTGGGGTTGAGATTTATTTGAATAGTCAAATATATGACGTGGGTGTTGAAcagtcaaagatgtggaaaatatgacgtgaccgttgaaaggtcaatgtgtTGAGAAAATGAGGTGAAAGTAAAAATGGTTGATTTTGTGTGAATACTTTGatgcggagtaatataattgtggcGAATTATTTCCCAAGGGTTGAGTGAGATTAAATaggattttcataaatatcctacacatattattgaaattttcgacccttattattattggagaaggaatcctattttcttggatttaattatttgcttgggataattatccaaattaaatccaaagtccaattattctatggaattttcgaaccccACCCCATTTCATggagattttcaaaaatcccCTTATTAAGGGAAGAAggaattatttattatgttatttgatcccttatttattctcctccatgaataaatataaatattctagcatatcttaccatatctaagaagatcttgccatatccatttaaattaggattataatttaaatcctaGGCATAAAAATTGCCTACTCCATAATTATTTGGgaggatttattattttattctgctccgtgatattttattctactccgtaaaatatccaaataaaatcataggctaattaaatagcctagaaTTCGAATTCCCCCTTAATTGTCCCCTAATTCACGCCACTTTCCACCatcaaatcttcccaaatctttaatttatttaattaaagatattatatcttgcactctataaataagagagaaaccTAACCCTAGAAATCAGAAAAATCGCCCCCTCT is drawn from Salvia hispanica cultivar TCC Black 2014 chromosome 6, UniMelb_Shisp_WGS_1.0, whole genome shotgun sequence and contains these coding sequences:
- the LOC125197470 gene encoding uncharacterized protein At2g29880-like isoform X1, yielding MFDIKNLSILLLWCFLFMFEAHSYKRIVQYLFLSIFQMARRGKSNHVWTIEEDAKLVESIVELKRSKNWDGESGSGLRKGYQKELEKILQEKLPGNGLKEKPHIESRCKLLKKQYHAIYDVRANGELSGFGWDDERKCVTASADVWDDYLKSHPDCTFMKNKSFPYFDQLSIVWGKDRAAGLHAEVPVDVVEELDREENVDQVDGESGEDGVPSLTTPRDEGTSKRLDRKRRRSSDGFISSLERMTNVLAAHMDKSNDQMNKILESVTGGDKEKKDNRRMLYEKLQEIEALTDSQRQKAAMKLVRDPDLLDYFFTLHDEGAKKMFLIELLG
- the LOC125197470 gene encoding uncharacterized protein At2g29880-like isoform X3; protein product: MARRGKSNHVWTIEEDAKLVESIVELKRSKNWDGESGSGLRKGYQKELEKILQEKLPGNGLKEKPHIESRCKLLKKQYHAIYDVRANGELSGFGWDDERKCVTASADVWDDYLKSHPDCTFMKNKSFPYFDQLSIVWGKDRAAGLHAEVPVDVVEELDREENVDQVDGESGEDGVPSLTTPRDEGTSKRLDRKRRRSSDGFISSLERMTNVLAAHMDKSNDQMNKILESVTGGDKEKKDNRRMLYEKLQEIEALTDSQRQKAAMKLVRDPDLLDYFFTLHDEGAKKMFLIELLG
- the LOC125197470 gene encoding uncharacterized protein At2g29880-like isoform X2, encoding MFDIKNLSILLLWCFLFMFEAHSYKRIVQYLFLSIFQMARRGKSNHVWTIEEDAKLVESIVELKRSKNWDGESGSGLRKGYQKELEKILQEKLPELSGFGWDDERKCVTASADVWDDYLKSHPDCTFMKNKSFPYFDQLSIVWGKDRAAGLHAEVPVDVVEELDREENVDQVDGESGEDGVPSLTTPRDEGTSKRLDRKRRRSSDGFISSLERMTNVLAAHMDKSNDQMNKILESVTGGDKEKKDNRRMLYEKLQEIEALTDSQRQKAAMKLVRDPDLLDYFFTLHDEGAKKMFLIELLG
- the LOC125192186 gene encoding probable indole-3-acetic acid-amido synthetase GH3.1, which codes for MAVESILSSPLGPPACEKDAKALQFIEEMTRNADSVQENVLAQILARNADTEYLKSFNLDGATDRHTFKSKIPMVTYEDLHPLIQRIADGDRSPILSSHPVSEFLTSSGTSAGERKLMPTIKEELDRRQLLYSLLMPVMNLYVSGLDKGKGLYFLFIKSETKTPSGLVARPVLTSYYKSDHFKTRPHDPYNVYTSPNEAILCPDSFQSMYTQMLCGLYDRHHVLRVGAVFASGLLRAIRFLQLNWNQLAQDIRAGSLNPKVTDPSIRHCMTRILRPDPELADFIVSECSEDNWERIITRIWPNTKYLDVIVTGAMAQYIPTLDYYSGGLPKACTMYASSECYFGLNLNPMCNPSEVSYTIMPNMAYFEFLPHDNNKSKNNSAARLVDLADVEVGREYELVITTYAGLSRYRVGDILRVTGFHNAAPQFQFVRRKNVLLSIDADKTDEAELQAAVERASRLLSTTSVVEYTSYADTATIPGHYVVYWELLGGAPEGGVLERCCLEMEEAMNSVYRQCRVADGSIGPLEIRVVRNGTFEELMDYAISRGASINQYKVPRCVSFTPIMELLDSRVVSTHFSPSLPHWGPHRRR